CAGAGACCTGTCCTGAGTGTGGCGGTACGGGGACCGTAACCAAATACAGAACTGAAAAGGATACATGTTCGAAGTGCGGTGGTAGCGGAGAGATAACCTGTCCTGAGTGTGGCGGTATAGGGAAAATTACCTGTCCAAAGTGTAACGGCAAAGGGAAAATATGAGCGAAATAGGTGGCAAGATCGAGAGATTCTTCCTTTTTGCCACCTTCTTTTTTAGTAGGATAGGAATAGGGGACTATTTAACCAAAAGAGGAAGCGATAGCGAACTTAAAGAAAGGGCTTGAAGAACATTACAAGACCCTTATGGAACTCGCACCAAAGGATCGAAAAGAAACTGTATAGCATCACGAGCAAGACGAATTAATGCAGAGAGAAAGATGTAGCATGAAAACCCTCACTTATGGCTGTGAGAATAATCTGGAGAATCAATTAAAGCTGCTACGCTAAAACTTTTATACATGAGCCACGTAATATCTACCGATGAAGTACACCATAATCCTTGAAAAGGAAGAAGAAGGCGGATATTCGGCGCAATGTCTCGAATTACCAGGCGCTATCAGCCAGGGCGAGACAAAGGAGGAAGCATTGCGGAACATAAAAGAAGCGATTGAAGCGTTGTTAGAGGTGCTTAACCAGAAGTTAAAATGGTTAGTGAAAGCCTAAGCGTGATAGATATTTATAGGCGCCGCATGTAGAATACAATAAGGGAATGAGAACCATAATCCAGATCCATAAGGAAGGCAAGTATTTCGTGGCAGTTGATTTGGTAACTAATGTGGCGGATCAAGGATTAACGGAAGAGGAAGCGATAGCGAACTTAAAGAAAGGGCTTGAAGAGCATTACCAGATCCTTATGGAACTCGCGCCAAAGGATCGAAAAATCTCTTTTTTAGACATTGAGGTAGAGAAACATGCCCAAACTCCCAGTACTGTCAGCTAAGGCGGTCATTAAAGTACTGGGGGGTTTGGATTCCACGTTTACCGTCAAACAGGAAGTCATATCCATTTATGGAATGAAGAGAGGAAGCTGTTAGTTACCGTTCCCAATCACCGCGAGTTAGCCCCTGGAACGTTAATCTCAATACTGAAGCAAGCAAAGATAGAGCGAAAGGAATTCCTCTCAAAATTAAAAAGTAAATAAGGATGAGGACAGACCGTTACTGCCGCCTTCGGCCCCTTCTGCTCTTTCTGTGTCTGCCCTACACCCTGATTACGCCTTCGCCCGGTAGCTCGGATGATACTTCTTGATGATGTGCTCGTCGATTCGCTTGAGTTCGCCTTCCGGTAGTGCTGCCAGTAAGTCCCAGCCGAGATCCAGCGTCTCCTCTATGCTCCGGTCCTCGTCTTTGCTCTGCGTCACGAACCGCTTCTCGAACTCGTCCGCGAACTCCAGGAACCGGCGATCCCTCGTTGTCAACGCCTCTTCACCGACCACGGCCACCAGATCACGCATATCTCTGCCTTCCGCGTAACCGGCATAGAGCTGATTGGAAACGCCTGAATGGTCTTCTCTCGTCCGTCCCGGACCGATCCCTTCGTTCATCAGTCGTGACAACGACGGCAGCACGTCCACTGGCGGATAGATACCCCGTCGGTGCAGGTCGCGTGAGAGCACGAACTGCCCCTCGGTAATATAGCCCGTCAGGTCAGGGATAGGATGCGTGATATCGTCATCCGGCATACTCAGGATGGGTATCTGGGTAATCGAGCCTTTGCGACCTCGTATTCGGCCTGCACGCTCGTAATTGGTCGAGAGATCGGTGTACATGTATCCAGGATAACCGCGTCGTCCCGGCACTTCTTCGCGTGCCGCTGAAATCTCTCGTAACGCCTCACAGTAGTTCGTCATGTCCGTAAGGATAACGAGGATGTGCATATCATACTCGTACGCGAGGAACTCAGCCGCGGTCAATGCCATTCGCGGCGTGATGAATCGCTCGATTGCTGGGTCGTCCGCGAGGTTAAGGAACGCAACGATCCGCTCGATTGCACCCGTGCGTTCGAAATCGTGCATGAAGAACGACGCCTCCTCATGCGTAATCCCCATTGCTGCGAAGACCACGGAGAACGGCTCGCCTGAGCTCAACACCTTCGCCTGCCGCGCGATTTGCGCTGCCAGTGCGTTGTGTGGCATGCCCGCGCCGGAGAATATCGGTAACTTCTGACCGCGCACCAGCGTGTTCATGCCGTCAATGGTGGAAATGCCCGTCTGAATGAACTCACGGGGGTAATCACGGGTAGTAGGATTGATCGACGCGCCGATAACCGAGAGCCTGTCTTCCGGTATCACTTCAGGTCCGCCATCTCGCGGCCTGCCCAGACCGTCGAAGAATCGCCCTACCATATCCTGAGAAACGCTTATCCTCATGATATCGCCGGTGAATCGCACGCGCGTCTTCGCCGTGTCTATGCCTGAGGTGCCCTCGAAGACCTGAACCACTGCAACTCCGGTGCTCGCTTCCAACACCTGCCCGTTCTTCTCCTCGCCTGACGGTGTAACGATCTTCACGACTTCACCGTACATAACGCCCTCTACGTTCTCCACCACAATCAACGGACCTGCCGCTTCTCTTATCGTTGTGTATTCACGTGCAGAAGTATCTACCGCCATTTTATCTATCTCACCTTTATCTCCCTTTTTGATACGATATTTAGCGTCACGCAGCCGTTTCCTCCTTCATCATTATCTCGTCAAATTCACGCTTCATCTCGCCCGTTATCTCCTCGTACTTCTTTCCAAACTCATCGCTCGGGACGTATTTCATCCGCGCTATGGTATCCTTTATTTTCATTCCCTCTATCTTCTCTATGCCTATACCGCGCTCTATCAATTCGTTCGCATGGTTGTACCACTGCAGGACGATCTTTGCCATCAAATACTGCTTCTCCAACGAGCAGAACGAGTCAATATCATGGTACGCATTTTGTTGCAGGAAATCCTCGCGTATCATACGGGCTACTTCCAACGTGCCCCGTTCCCGTGGCGGAAGCGCATCCGCACCCACGAGCTGCACGATCTCCTGCAGTTCCGATTCTTTCTGCAAGAGTGCCATCATCTCTTCCTGCTGCTCCATGAAATCAGGCGACTCGGGCTTATTATACCAGCCCCTGAGGTCCGCCAAGTAAAGTGAATAGCTACGCAGCCAGCTGATAGCAGGGAAGTGCCTCCTATCCGCCAGGGTGGAATCGAGCGCCCAGAAGACGCCCGCCACACGCAGCGTATTCTGCGTTACCGGCTCCGAGAAATCGCCTCCTGGTGGTGATACCGCACCCACAACGGTGACAGAGCCTATCCTATTCTCAGAATCAGAGCATAAGGCCTTTACACGGCCTGCTCGCTCGTAGAAATCAGACAATCGCGTGGCTAAATAAGCGGGATACCCCTCTTCACCCGGCATCTCCTCTAATCTGCCCGAGATCTCTCGCAGCGCTTCTGCCCAGCGCGAAGTCGAATCAGCCTGAATCGCCGAGTCGTAGCCCATATCTCGATAATACTCGGCGAGTGTGATGCCGGTATAAATAGACGCTTCCCGTGCCGCAACAGGCATATTGGACGTGTTCGCAATGAGCGTGGAACGCTCCATCAGCTTCTCGCCGCTGTACGGATCAATCAGCTTGGGAAAATCCTCCAGAACCTCCGTCATCTCGTTCCCACGCTCGCCGCACCCGATATATACGATAACCTGCGCGTTCGCCCATCGTGCTAATTGGTGCTGCATGACCGTCTTCCCGGTCCCGAACCCTCCCGGAATAGCGCCCGTACCGCCTTTCGCTATGGGGAAGAAGGTATCATTTATTCGCTGGCCAGTCAACAGCGGCACTTCGGGATCTAATTTCTCCTTATACGGCCGCCCTTTTCGCACCGGCCATTTCTGCATCATCGTTAATTCCATGTCTTCGCCGTCTGTTTGTAATCTCGCAATGCTATCAGTAACGGTGAATTCACCCTCTTTTATCTCCAGAAGTTTACCTTTTACCTTAGGCGGCACGAGAATTTTATGCTGTATCACCTTCGTCTCGGGAACCTCGCCCAGAATATCGCCACCGACAACCTCTTTGCCCTCCTCTGCCGTGGGTGTAAACTTCCACTTCTTCGTCCGGTTAAGAGAATCCACCGTGACCCCCCGGGTGATGTAATCTCCCACTTTACGCGCGATATCTTCCAGAGGGCGCTGCACACCATCGTAAAAATTCTTTAAAATACCTGGGCCAAGTTCAACCGATAAGGGCGCTTTGGTCCTTATCACCGGCTCACCGGGCTTTAAACCCGTTGTATCTTCATAGACCTGAATATAAGCAAGGGCGCCATCTAGTCTGATCGTCTCGCCCATTAATCCTTCTTCGCCTACCTTAATCACTTCATACATCTCGCATCCGCGCATCTTATCAGCAATAACTAACGGACCTGCTATCCGATCTATCACTCCCTCTTCGCCCATTTTTCACGTCCTCTTTTTACAATACTTCCTACCTCTCAAACTAAAAAAGGTTTCTCTATCTTTCGCTTGCCTTACGTAATGCAGCGCATCAAACATCCTTAGTCTGCGGTACTATTTATAACCCGCATAAAGTGTCGCACGGTACGGAATCGAGACTCCCAGTCACGAATTTAACATTGTGGAAAATAAGCGACATATTTATATACCTGCGTAAAGCTATAACCTACAAGGAGGTGAAAAAATGGATATAAATGCAATAATAGACCGGGCGAAGAATGTGGTGTTAAGCCCTCAATCGACTTTAGAGACTGCAAAAGCTGAACAACCAAGTATGCAAGATCTCATCACGTACGTCGCAATCGTCGCAGTACCCACACTGATCGGTATTATCATCGGATATGGTGTCGTTGGCATCGGAACCTTTGGGTTTCATTATAAAGTGCCGTTTCAGTGGGCAGTGACATGGGGTATCATGCAGTATGTACTCTCGATCATCGGCGTCATCGTCTTTGGATTCGTACTGAATCTGCTTGCACCAAGTTTTTCATCGAAGCAAGATCAGATACAGTCGACGAAGCTCGTTGCATACGCAAGCACACCGGGGCTCCTCGCAGGAATTCTCAATATATTCCCGCCTCTTTCGATCTTGGCCTTCTTGGCAGGTCTTTATGGACTATACATCCTATATTTGGGCATACCGGTGCTTATGGAGACGCCCGAGGATAAACGATTGATATACCTCAGCGTCGCGATTGTCGCGTATATCGTCATCATGGCTGTCGTCGGCGCGATCACGAGTGGCGTGATGTGGGGAATAGTCGGTAGTCCTTATACCCCCGGTTTCCCTATGTAGAGGTGTAGGAGGGACAGGAGTTCCTCCTCTATTTTTCAGTTATGCATAATATACCCTCGCTATTTTTGAAAAGCGAGGGGGTTAAAAAGGAGTTAAATAGAGGAAGCGACAAATGATAGTGAACATCTAAGATAAAACGAAAAGGAGGTGAAAATATGAGT
The DNA window shown above is from Methanomicrobia archaeon and carries:
- a CDS encoding type II toxin-antitoxin system HicB family antitoxin; protein product: MKYTIILEKEEEGGYSAQCLELPGAISQGETKEEALRNIKEAIEALLEVLNQKLKWLVKA
- a CDS encoding type II toxin-antitoxin system HicB family antitoxin — translated: MRTIIQIHKEGKYFVAVDLVTNVADQGLTEEEAIANLKKGLEEHYQILMELAPKDRKISFLDIEVEKHAQTPSTVS
- a CDS encoding V-type ATP synthase subunit B, with amino-acid sequence MAVDTSAREYTTIREAAGPLIVVENVEGVMYGEVVKIVTPSGEEKNGQVLEASTGVAVVQVFEGTSGIDTAKTRVRFTGDIMRISVSQDMVGRFFDGLGRPRDGGPEVIPEDRLSVIGASINPTTRDYPREFIQTGISTIDGMNTLVRGQKLPIFSGAGMPHNALAAQIARQAKVLSSGEPFSVVFAAMGITHEEASFFMHDFERTGAIERIVAFLNLADDPAIERFITPRMALTAAEFLAYEYDMHILVILTDMTNYCEALREISAAREEVPGRRGYPGYMYTDLSTNYERAGRIRGRKGSITQIPILSMPDDDITHPIPDLTGYITEGQFVLSRDLHRRGIYPPVDVLPSLSRLMNEGIGPGRTREDHSGVSNQLYAGYAEGRDMRDLVAVVGEEALTTRDRRFLEFADEFEKRFVTQSKDEDRSIEETLDLGWDLLAALPEGELKRIDEHIIKKYHPSYRAKA
- a CDS encoding V-type ATP synthase subunit A, whose product is MGEEGVIDRIAGPLVIADKMRGCEMYEVIKVGEEGLMGETIRLDGALAYIQVYEDTTGLKPGEPVIRTKAPLSVELGPGILKNFYDGVQRPLEDIARKVGDYITRGVTVDSLNRTKKWKFTPTAEEGKEVVGGDILGEVPETKVIQHKILVPPKVKGKLLEIKEGEFTVTDSIARLQTDGEDMELTMMQKWPVRKGRPYKEKLDPEVPLLTGQRINDTFFPIAKGGTGAIPGGFGTGKTVMQHQLARWANAQVIVYIGCGERGNEMTEVLEDFPKLIDPYSGEKLMERSTLIANTSNMPVAAREASIYTGITLAEYYRDMGYDSAIQADSTSRWAEALREISGRLEEMPGEEGYPAYLATRLSDFYERAGRVKALCSDSENRIGSVTVVGAVSPPGGDFSEPVTQNTLRVAGVFWALDSTLADRRHFPAISWLRSYSLYLADLRGWYNKPESPDFMEQQEEMMALLQKESELQEIVQLVGADALPPRERGTLEVARMIREDFLQQNAYHDIDSFCSLEKQYLMAKIVLQWYNHANELIERGIGIEKIEGMKIKDTIARMKYVPSDEFGKKYEEITGEMKREFDEIMMKEETAA
- a CDS encoding YIP1 family protein, which encodes MDINAIIDRAKNVVLSPQSTLETAKAEQPSMQDLITYVAIVAVPTLIGIIIGYGVVGIGTFGFHYKVPFQWAVTWGIMQYVLSIIGVIVFGFVLNLLAPSFSSKQDQIQSTKLVAYASTPGLLAGILNIFPPLSILAFLAGLYGLYILYLGIPVLMETPEDKRLIYLSVAIVAYIVIMAVVGAITSGVMWGIVGSPYTPGFPM